In Oscillospiraceae bacterium, a single genomic region encodes these proteins:
- a CDS encoding site-2 protease family protein, whose product MSVVIAILLMILILGVCIVVHEFGHFIAARICKIKVHEFAIGMGPKLWSKQGKQTRFSLRAIPIGGFCAMGEDDVPTDEGGVLIDDPDAFRNKPKWQRIFVLIFGSVLNFVLGFLILLIISFTLSSRTVPVIEGFVQGVEPAYNQEGELVRYGVEAFQHTDILQEGDRIVSVNGMHLFSAQYISEFLRIPEDGQQHIIIRRDGVRHDLYFEWNPLRLLDEHGQPFLILDDDGETLRYAQTDRFGFYLRQEGFTFGTRLTHSVNRSFEMVQIVTFSIGQLFRGQADIADMAGPVGMVDMVHQVVDAPDVSTGLRVEFLLFFAALIAVNLAVINMLPIPALDGGRVLFILIEAVIRRKIPPKLEGMIHATFFFLLMLLIVFIFFGDIRRIITR is encoded by the coding sequence GTTGTTATAGCCATTTTACTCATGATTCTCATTCTTGGTGTATGTATTGTTGTACACGAGTTTGGACATTTCATCGCGGCGCGGATTTGCAAGATTAAAGTGCATGAATTTGCCATTGGCATGGGGCCGAAACTGTGGAGCAAACAGGGAAAGCAGACAAGGTTTTCGCTTCGTGCCATTCCGATTGGCGGATTTTGCGCTATGGGCGAGGATGATGTTCCGACCGATGAAGGCGGCGTTTTAATTGACGATCCGGATGCTTTTCGCAACAAGCCGAAATGGCAGCGGATTTTTGTGCTGATTTTTGGCTCAGTGTTGAACTTTGTGCTGGGTTTTTTGATTCTACTGATTATTAGTTTTACGTTATCATCGCGTACCGTGCCGGTGATTGAGGGATTTGTCCAAGGGGTTGAGCCTGCCTATAACCAAGAAGGCGAGTTAGTCAGATATGGTGTGGAGGCGTTTCAGCATACGGACATACTACAAGAAGGCGACCGCATTGTTTCTGTCAACGGGATGCATCTATTTAGTGCTCAGTATATTAGTGAATTTCTGCGCATTCCCGAGGATGGGCAACAGCATATCATCATTCGGCGTGACGGTGTACGGCATGACTTGTATTTCGAATGGAACCCTTTGCGTTTGTTGGATGAGCATGGGCAACCGTTTTTGATTCTTGATGACGATGGCGAAACATTGCGTTATGCGCAAACTGACCGCTTTGGCTTTTATTTGCGGCAGGAAGGCTTCACTTTTGGCACCCGGTTGACGCATAGCGTAAATCGCTCGTTTGAGATGGTGCAAATTGTTACCTTCTCAATTGGACAGCTATTCCGCGGGCAGGCTGATATTGCTGATATGGCCGGACCGGTTGGTATGGTTGACATGGTGCATCAAGTTGTGGATGCGCCCGATGTGTCCACCGGACTTCGAGTGGAGTTCTTACTCTTTTTTGCAGCGCTGATTGCCGTTAACCTCGCTGTTATCAATATGCTGCCCATTCCGGCGCTCGACGGGGGACGTGTGCTGTTTATCTTGATTGAAGCTGTCATTCGTCGCAAAATTCCGCCTAAGCTCGAAGGCATGATTCACGCCACTTTCTTCTTCCTGCTGATGTTGCTGATTGTGTTTATCTTCTTTGGCGATATTCGGCGGATTATAACACGATGA